From the genome of Mastacembelus armatus chromosome 12, fMasArm1.2, whole genome shotgun sequence:
CTAAGagtgaaatttttattttacacttatcTCTGATTCCTGATTCACCTTATTCCTGTAAAGTTTATGACAgtaatatttcattcatttatttttgtagttgCCACTGCAGCTTCCTATTCCTGATTGACTAGGGAAGGTCTCTATCTCTGTGGCTCATTCAATATATTCAGTTGtggctttttaaataaatatttaaaatacattttgcaatTGTAACATTGCCTTCTTCTTGAAGACACTGCACTCTcagcaaattcatttttttctcaaaatgtagaaaaaataaattaagttGGTATTCGGCAGCAGCTAATGCGACTCGTTCAGAAACTATTGGACACATGCTTTCATAAGTTACTTTCTGTCTTCATTTCACGTTTGGTCATATTTATGTCACAGCCTAACAGGTTTTGCAGATGAAGGAGGGTCAGGACTTTGTGGCATTCAAGTCTGATTGACAGGAACCTGGTGGACTTCTTTGTCCCGTTCCTGCCTCTGCAGTATGGACATGTTGTCATATGTGCCACGGCTGCAATGAAAGCCAGAGGACAAAAGTCAGACCAGAATAAGGCACATAAGTTGGCCAAAGATTTGGAGTATTTCCCTAAGTTTTGGGAAGCTTCCTCTACCAGAGGTTGCAAGACAGTAGAGGCAAGGTTGGAGTTCTACACGATGTCAACAtctgatggaaactgttcagTCACTATGAGCACCTCTAACAAATACAATGCTTTGAAGCAAATGAATAAAGAGAGCAAGTCGAGGTAAATAttctaaataaattaaaagtattCCAGTTCCTTCACCATTTACTGTTGTTTCTTCTGTGACAAGTTGAGGATATTAAATTTGTTCTTGCCCTCTGCAATACTTATTGCATTCTCTTATAAGATTGTTAGAAACATTacaatttcacacattttaatcagaagaaatttttattattcatgaaCTATTccatgaataaaatacaaaataaagtaaTCTGTTGTAGAATCCATACCTACTGACCGTTTTTTTCCCTGGGTATAATGTAGACACTGAGTCAGTGTGGTCACTCAAGTGAATTGCAGGCTAATAGGTGCTGAAGTTTTTGTTGGCTAGTCATAAAAAACTTTCCTCCTCAATCGGCCTTAAGGTCCAGACTGATCTGCTGGGAGGCCTGGGTGCAAAAAAGAGCTTGTGAGCCTGTATTAACATTCCTGTTCCCTATGGCGAAACTTCTGCAATTATGCTGTCATATTAATACCAGTTGATATAAAGTTGCTTGACTGGTTTGCTTTGTGGGAAGTCACTGCCAGAAGCAACTATTAGTCTGCAGAATCACTGACACTCTACTGTGTAAagactgttttacctgctgTTGTCAGGAACTAAGCAGCTTTGACAATGAAATcaggaaataaatatttgttgttgtacattatttttataaccAGTGTGGTGGTAAAATCGTTGGATCCAATCAACTATGAGTGGCAGCAGATCTTCAATTCACATGAAAGCTGTGATTCAAAATGGATATCCTTCAACGCAGAAGGTAAGAATATGAGGAATGGAAATATCTACAGACATGTTGTGTTAATGCTTTGAATCAAATTAACACACATccatatttaattaatttacataTACTCCGAGGTGTGAGGTGTTGTGGATTAAGTGATATTTTTACCTTCAAGACTGAAATTAAGCTGATGGGGGTGAGATACAATAAGTGTTTGAACTCTTAAGGTGTCCTTCATAGCCTTTCTGTATCAGATCAGGATTTCAGTCTGACTGTAAAATGACTTCTTGTCATTATTCAGTAAACTGCTGTGCACACTGTAGGTCTCAGAGCTGACGTGGAAAGTAAACTAATAGGACAACACATTGCATCATCCATCATCCTGAAAGCTGTGGAAGGATTCATGAGTGACACCAACCCACAGAAGCCCCTGGTTCTCTCTCTGCACGGACCGAGCGGCACAGGGAAGAACTTTGTTAGTAAGCTGATTGCTGGAAACATTTACAAGGAGGGAATGGACAGCAgctttgttcatatttttatatctacaTATCACTTTCCACATCAAGGCCACGTTGACCTTTACAAGGTATGATGAACACTAAACCCAATTCAAACAGTCCTGTTTGGCTATGTGTTTGAATTAAATATGCAAGTGTTTCTCCTCAGACTCAGTTGCAGCAGTGGATCAAAGACAAAATCACTCACTGTGAACGCTCCATGTTCATTTTTGATGAGATGGACAAGATGCATCCTGGCTTGACTGACAGCATTATGCCCTATCTGGGTTACCACAACAAGCTGGATGGAGTTTCTTATCGAAAAgccatcttcatcttcctcaggTTAAAAGCCAAACATACTCGGAATAATCAAACCTTCATTAATTCCAGTCTTTATAGAGGGAGGTGCACTGGGAGTAAATGGTCTCTTTCAAGATGTAGAAGTATGTTGCACTAAGGGGTGTGTTCAACATTTTGCATTAAGTTTTATGTGGTAGCTGAGATTTTGCTAACAAGGCCACACTACAGAGCTGCTACTGCTGATATTCAGTAACAACACTTTCCATCAGTGTTTAATATCAATACAACATTGATTttgaatagaaaaaaatcataagagacttttaaatgatttgactcatgatgttttgttttatgtccaaTACATCTAAGCACTGACAACAAAAAGAGGCTGATTCAAATGTTTCTTGTTCTTAATCTCCCACTTAGCAATGCAGGAGGGGAGATCATCACAGAAACAGCTTTAAAGTTctggaaagaaggaaaagatcGAGAAGAGATTGAGCTCAAAGACTTGGAAACCTTGATCTCTGCAACAGcatttaacaacaacaacagtgcgTCTTTAcctttttgtattattttatttttaatcagcaaTTTTACATACAGTACCTCTGAATCTCTTCTTGTAGGTGGCTTCTGGCATTCAAGTCTGATTGACAGGCACCTGGTGGACTTCTTTGTCCCATTCCTGCCTCTGCAGTATGGACATGTCATCATATGTGCCATGGCTACAATGAAAGCCAGAGGACAAAAGCCAGACCAGAATAAGGCACATAAGTTGGCCAAAGATTTGGAGTATTTCCCTAAGTTTTGGGAAGTTTTCTCTGCCAGAGGTTGCAAGACAGTAGAGGCAAGGTTGGAGTTCTACATGATGTCAACAtctgatggaaactgttcagTCACTATGAGCACCTCTAACAAATACAATGCTTTGAAGCAAATGAATAAAGAGAGCAAGTCGAGGTAAATAttctaaataaattaaaagtattCCAGTTCCTTCACCATTTACTGTTGTTTCTTCTGTGACAAGTTGAGGATATTAAATTTGTTCTTGCCCTCTGCAATACTTATTGCATTCTCTTATAAGATTGTTAGAAACATTacaatttcacacattttaatcagaagaaatttttattattcatgaaCTATTccatgaataaaatacaaaataaagtaaTCTGTTGTAGAATCCATACCTACTGACCGTTTTTTTCCCTGGGTATAATGTAGACACTGAGTCAGTGTGGTCACTCAAGTGAATTGCAGGCTAATAGGTGCTGAAGTTTTTGTTGGCTAGTCATAAAAAACTTTCCTCCTCAATCGGCCTTAAGGTCCAGACTGATCTGCTGGGAGGCCTGGGTGCAAAAAAGAGCTTGTGAGCCTGTATTAACATTCCTGTTCCCTATGGCGAAACTTCTGCAATTATGCTGTCATATTAATACCAGTTGATATAAAGTTGCTTGACTGGTTTTCTTTGTGGGAAGTCACTGCCAGAAGCAACTATTAGTCTGCAGAATCACTGACACTCTACTGTGTAAagactgttttacctgctgTTGTCAGGAACTAAGCAGCTTTGACAATGAAATcaggaaataaatatttgttgttgtacattatttttataaccAGTGTGGTGGTAAAATCGGTGGATCCAATCAACTATGAGTGGCAGCAGATCTTCAATTCACATGAAAGCTGTGATTCAAAATGGATATCCTTCAACGCAGAAGGTAAGAATATGAGGAATGGAAATATCTACAGACATGTTGTGTTAATGCTTTGAATCAAATTAACACACATccatatttaattaatttacataTACTCCGAGGTGTGAGGTGTTGTGGATTAAGTGATATTTTTACCTTCAAGACTGAAATTAAGCTGATGGGGGTGAGATACAATAAGTGTTTGAACTCTTAAGGTGTCCTTCATAGCCTTTCTGTATCAGATCAGGATTTCAGTCTGACTGTAAAATGACTTCTTGTCATTATTCAGTAAACTGCTGTGCACACTGTAGGTCTCAGAGCTGACCTGGAAAGTAAACTGATAGGACAACACATTGCATCATCCATCATCCTGAAAGCTGTGGAAGGATTCATGAGTGACACCAACCCACAGAAGCCCCTGGTTCTCTCTCTGCACGGACCGAGCGGCACAGGGAAGAACTTTGTTAGTAAGCTGATTGCTGGAAACATTTACAAGGAGGGAATGGACAGCAgctttgttcatatttttatatctacaTATCACTTTCCACATCAAGGCCACGTTGACCTTTACAAGGTAGGATGAACACTAAACCCAATTCAAACAGTCCTGTTTGGCTATGTGTTTGAATTAAATATGCAAGTGTTTCTCCTCAGACTCAGTTGCAGCAGTGGATCAAAGACAAAATCACTCACTGTGAACACTCCATGTTCATCTTTGATGAGATGGACAAGTGTCCTCCTGGTTTAATGGACAGCATTATGCCCTATCTGGGTTACCACAACAAGCTGGATGGAGTTTCTTATCGAAAAgccatcttcatcttcctcaggTTAAAAGCCAAACATACTCGGAATAATCAAACCTTCATTAATTCCAGTCTTTATAGAGGGAGGTGCACTGGGAGTAAATGGTCTCTTTCAAGATGTAGAAGTATGTTGCACTAAGGGGTGTGTTCAACATTTTGCATTAAGTTTTATGTGGTAGCTGAGATTTTGCTAACAAGGCCACACTACAGAGCTGCTACTGCTGATATTCAGTAACAACACTTTCCATCAGTGTTTAATATCAATACAACATTGATTttgaatagaaaaaaatcataagagacttttaaatgatttgactcatgatgttttgttttatgtccaaTACATCTAAGCACTGACAACAAAAAGAGGCTGATTCAAATGTTTCTTGTTCTTAATCTCCCACTTAGCAATGCAGGAGGGGAGATCATCACAGAAACAGCTTTAAAGTTctggaaagaaggaaaagatcGAGAAGAGATTGAGCTCAAAGACTTGGAAACCTTGATCTCTGCAACAGcatttaacaacaacaacagtgcgtctttacctttttttattattttatttttaatcagcaaTTTTACATACAGTACCTCTGAATCTCTTCTTGTAGGTGGCTTCTGGCATTCAAGTCTGATTGACAGGAACCTGGTGGACTTCTTTGTCCCATTCCTGCCTCTGCAGTATGGACATGTCATCATATGTGCCATGGCTACAATGAAAGCCAGAGGACAAAAGCCAGACCAGAATAAGGCACATAAGTTGGCCAAAGATTTGGAGTATTTCCCTAAGTTTTGGGAAGTTTTCTCTGCCAGAGGTTGCAAGACAGTAGAGGCAAGGTTGGAGTTCTACATGATGTCAACAtctgatggaaactgttcagTCACTATGAGCACCTCTAACAAATACAATGCTTTGAAGCAAATGAATAAAGAGAGCAAGTCGAGGTAAATAttctaaataaattaaaagtattCCAGTTCCTTCACCATTTACTGTTGTTTCTTCTGTGACAAGTTGAGGATATTAAATTTGTTCTTGCCCTCTGCAATACTTATTGCATTCTCTTATAAGATTGTTAGAAACATTacaatttcacacattttaatcagaagaaatttttattattcatgaaCTATTccatgaataaaatacaaaataaagtaaTCTGTTGTAGAATCCATACCTACTGACCGTTTTTTTCCCTGGGTATAATGTAGACACTGAGTCAGTGTGGTCACTCAAGTGAATTGCAGGCTAATAGGTGCTGAAGTTTTTGTTGGCTAGTCATAAAAAACTTTCCTCCTCAATCGACCTTAAGGTCCAGACTGATCTGCTGGGAGGCCTGGGTGCAAAAAAGAGCTTGTGAGCCTGTATTAACATTCCTGTTCCCTATGGCGAAACTTCTGCAATTATGCTGTCATATTAATACCAGTTGATATAAAGTTGCTTGACTGGTTTGCTTTGTGGGAAGTCACTGCCAGAAGCAACTATTAGTCTGCAGAATCACTGACACTCTACTGTGTAAagactgttttacctgctgTTGTCAGGAACTAAGCAGCTTTGACAATGAAATcaggaaataaatatttgttgttgtacattatttttataaccAGTGTGGTGGTAAAATCGTTGGATCCAATCAACTATGAGTGGCAGCAGATCTTCAATTCACATGAAAGCTGTGATTCAAAATGGATATCCTTCAACGCAGAAGGTAAGAATATGAGGAATGGAAATATCTACAGACATGTTGTGTTAATGCTTTGAATCAAATTAACACACATccatatttaattaatttacataTACTCCGAGGTGTGAGGTGTTGTGGATTAAGTGATATTTTTACCTTCAAGACTGAAATTAAGCTGATGGGGGTGAGATACAATAAGTGTTTGAACTCTTAAGGTGTCCTTCATAGCCTTTCTGTGTCAGATCAGGATTTCAGTCTGACTGTAAAATGACTTCTTGTCATTATTCAGTAAACTGCTGTGCACACTGTAGGTCTCAGAGCTGACGTGGAAAGTAAACTAATAGGACAACACATTGCATCATCCATCATCCTGAAAGCTGTGGAAGGATTCATGAGTGACGATAACCCACAGAAGCCCCTGGTTCTCTCTCTGCACGGACCGAGCGGCACAGGGAAGAACTTTGTTAGTAAGCTGATTGCTGGAAACATTTACAAGAAGGGAATGGACAGCAGCTTTGTTAAAGTTTTTACATCTACTTTTCACTTTCCACATAAAGAAAACATTGACCGTTACAAGGTATGATGAACACTAAACCCAATTCAAACAGTCCTGTTTGGCCATGAATGTGAATTAAATATGCAAGTGTTTCTCCTCAGACTCAGTTGCAGCAGTGGATCAAAGACAAAATCACTCACTGTGAACGCTCCATGTTCATTTTTGATGAGATGGACAAGATGCATCCTGGCTTGACTGACAGCATTATGCCCTATCTGGGTTACCACAACAAGCTGGATGGAGTTTCTTATCGAAAAgccatcttcatcttcctcaggTTAAAAGCCAAACATTCTCGGAATAATCAAACTTTCATTAATTCCAGTCTTTATAGAGGGAGGTGCACTGGGAGTAAATGGTCTCTTTCAAGATTTACAAGTATGTTGCACTAAGGGGTGTGTTCAACATTTTGCATTAAGATTTATGTGGTAGCTGAGATTTTGCTAACAAGGCCACACTACAGAGCTGCTACTGCTGATATTCAGTAACAACACTTTCCATCAGTGTTTAATATCAATACAACATTGATTTTGAATGGAAAAAAATCCTAAGAGacttttaaatgatttgaatcattatgtt
Proteins encoded in this window:
- the LOC113124556 gene encoding uncharacterized protein LOC113124556 isoform X3, giving the protein MSDTNPQKPLVLSLHGPSGTGKNFVSKLIAGNIYKEGMDSSFVHIFISTYHFPHQGHVDLYKTQLQQWIKDKITHCERSMFIFDEMDKMHPGLTDSIMPYLGYHNKLDGVSYRKAIFIFLSNAGGEIITETALKFWKEGKDREEIELKDLETLISATAFNNNNSGFWHSSLIDRHLVDFFVPFLPLQYGHVIICAMATMKARGQKPDQNKAHKLAKDLEYFPKFWEVFSARGCKTVEARLEFYMMSTSDGNCSVTMSTSNKYNALKQMNKESKSSVVVKSVDPINYEWQQIFNSHESCDSKWISFNAEGLRADLESKLIGQHIASSIILKAVEGFMSDTNPQKPLVLSLHGPSGTGKNFVSKLIAGNIYKEGMDSSFVHIFISTYHFPHQGHVDLYKTQLQQWIKDKITHCEHSMFIFDEMDKCPPGLMDSIMPYLGYHNKLDGVSYRKAIFIFLSNAGGEIITETALKFWKEGKDREEIELKDLETLISATAFNNNNSGFWHSSLIDRNLVDFFVPFLPLQYGHVIICAMATMKARGQKPDQNKAHKLAKDLEYFPKFWEVFSARGCKTVEARLEFYMMSTSDGNCSVTMSTSNKYNALKQMNKESKSSVVVKSLDPINYEWQQIFNSHESCDSKWISFNAEGLRADVESKLIGQHIASSIILKAVEGFMSDDNPQKPLVLSLHGPSGTGKNFVSKLIAGNIYKKGMDSSFVKVFTSTFHFPHKENIDRYKTQLQQWIKDKITHCERSMFIFDEMDKMHPGLTDSIMPYLGYHNKLDGVSYRKAIFIFLSNAGGEIITETALKFWKEGKDREEIELKDLETLISATAFNNNNSGFWHSSLIDRHLVDFFVPFLPLEYRHVVICAIAAMKARGQKPDQNKAIKLAEDLDFFPKFERAFSVRGCKTVEARLEFYT
- the LOC113124556 gene encoding uncharacterized protein LOC113124556 isoform X1 → MKARGQKSDQNKAHKLAKDLEYFPKFWEASSTRGCKTVEARLEFYTMSTSDGNCSVTMSTSNKYNALKQMNKESKSSVVVKSLDPINYEWQQIFNSHESCDSKWISFNAEGLRADVESKLIGQHIASSIILKAVEGFMSDTNPQKPLVLSLHGPSGTGKNFVSKLIAGNIYKEGMDSSFVHIFISTYHFPHQGHVDLYKTQLQQWIKDKITHCERSMFIFDEMDKMHPGLTDSIMPYLGYHNKLDGVSYRKAIFIFLSNAGGEIITETALKFWKEGKDREEIELKDLETLISATAFNNNNSGFWHSSLIDRHLVDFFVPFLPLQYGHVIICAMATMKARGQKPDQNKAHKLAKDLEYFPKFWEVFSARGCKTVEARLEFYMMSTSDGNCSVTMSTSNKYNALKQMNKESKSSVVVKSVDPINYEWQQIFNSHESCDSKWISFNAEGLRADLESKLIGQHIASSIILKAVEGFMSDTNPQKPLVLSLHGPSGTGKNFVSKLIAGNIYKEGMDSSFVHIFISTYHFPHQGHVDLYKTQLQQWIKDKITHCEHSMFIFDEMDKCPPGLMDSIMPYLGYHNKLDGVSYRKAIFIFLSNAGGEIITETALKFWKEGKDREEIELKDLETLISATAFNNNNSGFWHSSLIDRNLVDFFVPFLPLQYGHVIICAMATMKARGQKPDQNKAHKLAKDLEYFPKFWEVFSARGCKTVEARLEFYMMSTSDGNCSVTMSTSNKYNALKQMNKESKSSVVVKSLDPINYEWQQIFNSHESCDSKWISFNAEGLRADVESKLIGQHIASSIILKAVEGFMSDDNPQKPLVLSLHGPSGTGKNFVSKLIAGNIYKKGMDSSFVKVFTSTFHFPHKENIDRYKTQLQQWIKDKITHCERSMFIFDEMDKMHPGLTDSIMPYLGYHNKLDGVSYRKAIFIFLSNAGGEIITETALKFWKEGKDREEIELKDLETLISATAFNNNNSGFWHSSLIDRHLVDFFVPFLPLEYRHVVICAIAAMKARGQKPDQNKAIKLAEDLDFFPKFERAFSVRGCKTVEARLEFYT
- the LOC113124556 gene encoding uncharacterized protein LOC113124556 isoform X2, encoding MKSGNKYLLLYIIFITSVVVKSLDPINYEWQQIFNSHESCDSKWISFNAEGLRADVESKLIGQHIASSIILKAVEGFMSDTNPQKPLVLSLHGPSGTGKNFVSKLIAGNIYKEGMDSSFVHIFISTYHFPHQGHVDLYKTQLQQWIKDKITHCERSMFIFDEMDKMHPGLTDSIMPYLGYHNKLDGVSYRKAIFIFLSNAGGEIITETALKFWKEGKDREEIELKDLETLISATAFNNNNSGFWHSSLIDRHLVDFFVPFLPLQYGHVIICAMATMKARGQKPDQNKAHKLAKDLEYFPKFWEVFSARGCKTVEARLEFYMMSTSDGNCSVTMSTSNKYNALKQMNKESKSSVVVKSVDPINYEWQQIFNSHESCDSKWISFNAEGLRADLESKLIGQHIASSIILKAVEGFMSDTNPQKPLVLSLHGPSGTGKNFVSKLIAGNIYKEGMDSSFVHIFISTYHFPHQGHVDLYKTQLQQWIKDKITHCEHSMFIFDEMDKCPPGLMDSIMPYLGYHNKLDGVSYRKAIFIFLSNAGGEIITETALKFWKEGKDREEIELKDLETLISATAFNNNNSGFWHSSLIDRNLVDFFVPFLPLQYGHVIICAMATMKARGQKPDQNKAHKLAKDLEYFPKFWEVFSARGCKTVEARLEFYMMSTSDGNCSVTMSTSNKYNALKQMNKESKSSVVVKSLDPINYEWQQIFNSHESCDSKWISFNAEGLRADVESKLIGQHIASSIILKAVEGFMSDDNPQKPLVLSLHGPSGTGKNFVSKLIAGNIYKKGMDSSFVKVFTSTFHFPHKENIDRYKTQLQQWIKDKITHCERSMFIFDEMDKMHPGLTDSIMPYLGYHNKLDGVSYRKAIFIFLSNAGGEIITETALKFWKEGKDREEIELKDLETLISATAFNNNNSGFWHSSLIDRHLVDFFVPFLPLEYRHVVICAIAAMKARGQKPDQNKAIKLAEDLDFFPKFERAFSVRGCKTVEARLEFYT